The following are from one region of the Lineus longissimus chromosome 19, tnLinLong1.2, whole genome shotgun sequence genome:
- the LOC135503173 gene encoding pumilio homolog 2-like isoform X7: MPTSMSEAAWDDSHVIMNGGRTMSVRHHTQGVRSQDDAMVGYFFQRPQNDPAPQYSKRWAVGDDSRIEQVRGISVVDLERDFQNMSTFERDPVAIGPTAKKLWDIPDQEEAAHKQNEKGIFSGANPWMPRDDAWSAASESFDDPRAPRPQHWNKHKQHFHEHAISQPISVVQRRPGSFPSSEANNVLSPRSSEAGALGVNMVEYVLGGSPSGKEIDRLRMKQYVNVHGHGDDKNGKMPKDVKSQSPFEGGDQQVKEQEAINGANGMMQNGVDGYGFQTGSRQNSPTEEEKIQHMQMQEAQRYNMSMGQDDRMEQPQLIQPGLHLDAPQFEPVGIDTIPFDYNNQLMPSMDSPNFGGLDYNQQHQLLQRQQQQQQPIAVLTQQQYVAAQQQLGLAQQTNSLPYVMNSNQQEPYSVGIPLAGPTAVMPPYYGVQTPWGIYPANIIQQQGQQMSQQQLMRGQQGRPLTPSQSELGTPGGGVQQLQAQDFIPGATAGYQILAAPAYYDQNGQLVMGNARGIGTPVRLVSPAPLLVSSQGQQGAYTPNSNMNYTPVSSSLLTPNNNTGFGQQQTGFGSSLGTLGGSTNTPGTIGSGASLSQRRDSLTDYKLSDYKMGDYKRQVPLTQYYNTLGGSTLGGAAGSPAGPMGLVQPAQSLTPPPSLSGSSSNLSLGGIGGGTRGYSAAPGAEAKYHRSGLANNQLFGTSIFNTRNLARSASLSKEVTVGRSRMLEDFRNNRIPNLQLKDLVNHVVEFSQDQHGSRFIQQKLERATPAEKVMVFNEILTAAYSLMTDVFGNYVIQKFFEFGSPDQKQTLAQRVRGHVLPLALQMYGCRVIQKALESIPADMQVEIVKELDGHVLKCVKDQNGNHVVQKCIECVDPKHLQFIIDAFNGQVRENVFTLSTHPYGCRVIQRILEHCTPDQTIPILDELHENTERLVQDQYGNYVIQHVLEHGRPDDKSRIVAILRGKVLHLSQHKFASNVVEKCVSHSSRAEKAMLIDEVCSMNEGPHSALYTMMKDQFANYVVQKMIDVAEPAQRKILMHKIRPHVATLRKYTYGKHILAKLEKFFMKNTDLGPIGMPPNGALQ, translated from the exons ATTGGTCCAACTGCAAAGAAATTATGGGATATTCCAGACCAAGAAGAGGCTGCACACAAACAGAACGAGAAGGGGATATTCAGTGGGGCAAATCCATGGATGCCTCGTGATGACGCGTGGAGCGCCGCCAGTG AAAGTTTTGATGACCCTAGGGCCCCACGACCTCAACATTGGAACAAACACAAACAACATTTCCATG AACATGCCATCTCCCAACCGATTAGCGTTGTCCAGCGTCGGCCGGGGAGCTTCCCAAGCAGTGAGGCGAACAACGTGCTTTCTCCACGCTCGTCGGAAGCTGGTGCTTTAGGTGTAAATATGGTAGAATATGTGCTAGGAGGGTCGCCGTCTGGGAAGGAGATAGACAGGTTACGCATGAAGCAGTATGTCAAC GTGCATGGCCATGGGGACGACAAAAATGGCAAGATGCCGAAAGACGTCAAATCGCAGTCGCCGTTTGAAGGTGGCGATCAACAGGTGAAGGAACAGGAGGCCATTAATGGCGCCAACGGAATGATGCAGAATGGAGTTGATGG TTATGGATTCCAAACCGGCAGCCGTCAAAACTCCCCAACGGAGGAAGAGAAGATCCAACACATGCAGATGCAGGAAGCGCAGCGCTATAACATGTCGATGGGCCAAGACGACCGGATGGAGCAGCCTCAATTGATACAGCCTGGTCTCCATCTCGATGCGCCACAATTCGAACCTGTCGGCATCGATACCATCCCGTTTGACTACAACAACCAGTTGATGCCTTCGATGGATTCGCCAAATTTTGGTGGGCTGGATTATAATCAACAGCACCAG CTGCTGCAgcggcaacaacaacaacaacaaccgaTTGCTGTGTTGACTCAACAACAATACGTCGCGGCTCAACAACAACTAG GCTTGGCCCAACAAACCAATTCACTACCTTACGTTATGAACTCGAACCAGCAGGAGCCGTACTCCGTGGGGATACCTTTAGCAG GTCCGACAGCAGTGATGCCTCCTTACTACGGTGTTCAGACCCCCTGGGGCATCTACCCGGCAAACATCATTCAACAGCAGGGCCAGCAGATGTCCCAACAACAGCTGATGAGAGGACAGCAAGGACGACCGCTGACACCATCGCAGTCGGAGCTCGGGACACCTGGTGGTGGTGTGCAGCAACTACAGGCTCAAGATTTCATCCCCGGTGCAACTGCTGGCTACCAGATCCTAGCAGCGCCAGCGTACTATGACCAGAATGGTCAGCTCGTCATGGGCAATGCGCGGGGCATCGGTACCCCTGTGAGACTGGTGTCGCCTGCCCCCCTGTTGGTCAGTAGTCAGGGACAGCAAGGAG CTTACACTCCCAACAGTAACATGAATTACACGCCCGTATCAAGCAGTCTGCTCACCCCTAACAACAACACGGGCTTCGGCCAGCAGCAGACTGGCTTTGGTAGCAGTCTCGGTACTCTAGGGGGCAGCACCAACACGCCAGGTACCATCGGATCCGGTGCAA GCCTGTCACAGCGGCGTGATTCCCTCACAGATTACAAGTTGTCCGATTACAAAATGGGCGATTACAAACGCCAGGTCCCCCTGACTCAATATTACAACACACTAGGGGGCAGCACGCTCGGTGGTGCGGCGGGATCGCCCGCAGGCCCAATGGGCCTGGTCCAACCTGCTCAGTCACTAACACCACCGCCATCCCTCAGCGGATCAAGTTCTAACCTAAGCCTAGGGG GCATAGGTGGCGGCACGCGTGGTTATTCTGCTGCACCTGGAGCCGAGGCCAAGTATCATCGCTCCGGCCTCGCTAACAACCAGTTGTTCGGAACTTCCATCTTCAATACAAGAAATTTGGCAAGAAG TGCCAGTCTATCAAAGGAAGTGACCGTTGGCCGCAGCCGCATGCTGGAAGATTTCCGAAACAACCGCATCCCGAACCTGCAGCTGAAAGATCTCGTGAATCATGTGGTAGAGTTCTCCCAGGATCAGCATGGCTCACGCTTCATCCAGCAGAAACTGGAGAGAGCTACCCCGGCAGAGAAAGTCATGGTGTTCAATGAGATTCTCACAG CTGCATACAGCTTAATGACAGATGTCTTTGGCAACTACGTCATCCAGAAATTCTTTGAGTTTGGTTCGCCCGACCAGAAGCAGACGCTTGCTCAACGAGTCCGCGGACATGTCCTGCCGTTGGCGTTACAGATGTACGGCTGTCGCGTAATCCAGAAGGCACTGGAGTCGATTCCCGCTGACATGCAGGTCGAGATCGTCAAAGAGTTGGACGGTCACGTCCTCAAGTGCGTCAAGGACCAGAACGGGAATCACGTCGTACAAAAGTGTATTGAATGCGTTGACCCGAAGCATCTTCAGTTTATCATCGACGCATTCAATGGGCAGGTAAGAGAGAAT GTGTTCACTTTGTCGACACATCCGTACGGCTGCCGCGTTATCCAGAGAATCCTCGAGCACTGCACACCAGACCAGACCATACCAATCCTGGATGAACTCCACGAGAATACAGAACGCCTCGTGCAAGACCAGTATGGAAACTACGTGATCCAACATGTATTGGAGCATGGTCGTCCGGATGATAAGAGTCGGATTGTGGCCATTCTGCGCGGGAAGGTACTGCACCTTAGCCAGCACAAGTTTGCCAG TAATGTTGTTGAGAAGTGTGTGTCGCACTCGTCCCGAGCTGAGAAAGCCATGCTGATTGATGAGGTCTGCTCCATGAATGAAGG TCCTCACAGTGCCTTGTACACCATGATGAAAGATCAATTTGCCAACTACGTCGTCCAGAAGATGATTGACGTCGCCGAGCCTGCGCAGCGAAAGATCCTCATGCACAAGATACGTCCACACGTCGCCACGTTGAGGAAGTACACGTACGGGAAGCACATCCTGGCCAAGCTGGAGAAGTTCTTCATGAAGAATACGGACCTTGGACCGATCGGGATGCCTCCTAATGGAGCACTGCAGTGA
- the LOC135503173 gene encoding pumilio homolog 2-like isoform X13 encodes MKRARIGPTAKKLWDIPDQEEAAHKQNEKGIFSGANPWMPRDDAWSAASESFDDPRAPRPQHWNKHKQHFHEHAISQPISVVQRRPGSFPSSEANNVLSPRSSEAGALGVNMVEYVLGGSPSGKEIDRLRMKQYVNVHGHGDDKNGKMPKDVKSQSPFEGGDQQVKEQEAINGANGMMQNGVDGYGFQTGSRQNSPTEEEKIQHMQMQEAQRYNMSMGQDDRMEQPQLIQPGLHLDAPQFEPVGIDTIPFDYNNQLMPSMDSPNFGGLDYNQQHQLLQRQQQQQQPIAVLTQQQYVAAQQQLGLAQQTNSLPYVMNSNQQEPYSVGIPLAGPTAVMPPYYGVQTPWGIYPANIIQQQGQQMSQQQLMRGQQGRPLTPSQSELGTPGGGVQQLQAQDFIPGATAGYQILAAPAYYDQNGQLVMGNARGIGTPVRLVSPAPLLVSSQGQQGASPNGIGNSLRLLAGHVAPNSPVAFSSNNSAYTPNSNMNYTPVSSSLLTPNNNTGFGQQQTGFGSSLGTLGGSTNTPGTIGSGASLSQRRDSLTDYKLSDYKMGDYKRQVPLTQYYNTLGGSTLGGAAGSPAGPMGLVQPAQSLTPPPSLSGSSSNLSLGGIGGGTRGYSAAPGAEAKYHRSGLANNQLFGTSIFNTRNLARSASLSKEVTVGRSRMLEDFRNNRIPNLQLKDLVNHVVEFSQDQHGSRFIQQKLERATPAEKVMVFNEILTAAYSLMTDVFGNYVIQKFFEFGSPDQKQTLAQRVRGHVLPLALQMYGCRVIQKALESIPADMQVEIVKELDGHVLKCVKDQNGNHVVQKCIECVDPKHLQFIIDAFNGQVRENVFTLSTHPYGCRVIQRILEHCTPDQTIPILDELHENTERLVQDQYGNYVIQHVLEHGRPDDKSRIVAILRGKVLHLSQHKFASNVVEKCVSHSSRAEKAMLIDEVCSMNEGPHSALYTMMKDQFANYVVQKMIDVAEPAQRKILMHKIRPHVATLRKYTYGKHILAKLEKFFMKNTDLGPIGMPPNGALQ; translated from the exons ATTGGTCCAACTGCAAAGAAATTATGGGATATTCCAGACCAAGAAGAGGCTGCACACAAACAGAACGAGAAGGGGATATTCAGTGGGGCAAATCCATGGATGCCTCGTGATGACGCGTGGAGCGCCGCCAGTG AAAGTTTTGATGACCCTAGGGCCCCACGACCTCAACATTGGAACAAACACAAACAACATTTCCATG AACATGCCATCTCCCAACCGATTAGCGTTGTCCAGCGTCGGCCGGGGAGCTTCCCAAGCAGTGAGGCGAACAACGTGCTTTCTCCACGCTCGTCGGAAGCTGGTGCTTTAGGTGTAAATATGGTAGAATATGTGCTAGGAGGGTCGCCGTCTGGGAAGGAGATAGACAGGTTACGCATGAAGCAGTATGTCAAC GTGCATGGCCATGGGGACGACAAAAATGGCAAGATGCCGAAAGACGTCAAATCGCAGTCGCCGTTTGAAGGTGGCGATCAACAGGTGAAGGAACAGGAGGCCATTAATGGCGCCAACGGAATGATGCAGAATGGAGTTGATGG TTATGGATTCCAAACCGGCAGCCGTCAAAACTCCCCAACGGAGGAAGAGAAGATCCAACACATGCAGATGCAGGAAGCGCAGCGCTATAACATGTCGATGGGCCAAGACGACCGGATGGAGCAGCCTCAATTGATACAGCCTGGTCTCCATCTCGATGCGCCACAATTCGAACCTGTCGGCATCGATACCATCCCGTTTGACTACAACAACCAGTTGATGCCTTCGATGGATTCGCCAAATTTTGGTGGGCTGGATTATAATCAACAGCACCAG CTGCTGCAgcggcaacaacaacaacaacaaccgaTTGCTGTGTTGACTCAACAACAATACGTCGCGGCTCAACAACAACTAG GCTTGGCCCAACAAACCAATTCACTACCTTACGTTATGAACTCGAACCAGCAGGAGCCGTACTCCGTGGGGATACCTTTAGCAG GTCCGACAGCAGTGATGCCTCCTTACTACGGTGTTCAGACCCCCTGGGGCATCTACCCGGCAAACATCATTCAACAGCAGGGCCAGCAGATGTCCCAACAACAGCTGATGAGAGGACAGCAAGGACGACCGCTGACACCATCGCAGTCGGAGCTCGGGACACCTGGTGGTGGTGTGCAGCAACTACAGGCTCAAGATTTCATCCCCGGTGCAACTGCTGGCTACCAGATCCTAGCAGCGCCAGCGTACTATGACCAGAATGGTCAGCTCGTCATGGGCAATGCGCGGGGCATCGGTACCCCTGTGAGACTGGTGTCGCCTGCCCCCCTGTTGGTCAGTAGTCAGGGACAGCAAGGAG CGAGTCCAAATGGCATTGGTAACTCGCTGCGTTTACTGGCTGGTCACGTTGCACCAAACTCACCTGTAGCATTCTCCAGTAATAACTCTG CTTACACTCCCAACAGTAACATGAATTACACGCCCGTATCAAGCAGTCTGCTCACCCCTAACAACAACACGGGCTTCGGCCAGCAGCAGACTGGCTTTGGTAGCAGTCTCGGTACTCTAGGGGGCAGCACCAACACGCCAGGTACCATCGGATCCGGTGCAA GCCTGTCACAGCGGCGTGATTCCCTCACAGATTACAAGTTGTCCGATTACAAAATGGGCGATTACAAACGCCAGGTCCCCCTGACTCAATATTACAACACACTAGGGGGCAGCACGCTCGGTGGTGCGGCGGGATCGCCCGCAGGCCCAATGGGCCTGGTCCAACCTGCTCAGTCACTAACACCACCGCCATCCCTCAGCGGATCAAGTTCTAACCTAAGCCTAGGGG GCATAGGTGGCGGCACGCGTGGTTATTCTGCTGCACCTGGAGCCGAGGCCAAGTATCATCGCTCCGGCCTCGCTAACAACCAGTTGTTCGGAACTTCCATCTTCAATACAAGAAATTTGGCAAGAAG TGCCAGTCTATCAAAGGAAGTGACCGTTGGCCGCAGCCGCATGCTGGAAGATTTCCGAAACAACCGCATCCCGAACCTGCAGCTGAAAGATCTCGTGAATCATGTGGTAGAGTTCTCCCAGGATCAGCATGGCTCACGCTTCATCCAGCAGAAACTGGAGAGAGCTACCCCGGCAGAGAAAGTCATGGTGTTCAATGAGATTCTCACAG CTGCATACAGCTTAATGACAGATGTCTTTGGCAACTACGTCATCCAGAAATTCTTTGAGTTTGGTTCGCCCGACCAGAAGCAGACGCTTGCTCAACGAGTCCGCGGACATGTCCTGCCGTTGGCGTTACAGATGTACGGCTGTCGCGTAATCCAGAAGGCACTGGAGTCGATTCCCGCTGACATGCAGGTCGAGATCGTCAAAGAGTTGGACGGTCACGTCCTCAAGTGCGTCAAGGACCAGAACGGGAATCACGTCGTACAAAAGTGTATTGAATGCGTTGACCCGAAGCATCTTCAGTTTATCATCGACGCATTCAATGGGCAGGTAAGAGAGAAT GTGTTCACTTTGTCGACACATCCGTACGGCTGCCGCGTTATCCAGAGAATCCTCGAGCACTGCACACCAGACCAGACCATACCAATCCTGGATGAACTCCACGAGAATACAGAACGCCTCGTGCAAGACCAGTATGGAAACTACGTGATCCAACATGTATTGGAGCATGGTCGTCCGGATGATAAGAGTCGGATTGTGGCCATTCTGCGCGGGAAGGTACTGCACCTTAGCCAGCACAAGTTTGCCAG TAATGTTGTTGAGAAGTGTGTGTCGCACTCGTCCCGAGCTGAGAAAGCCATGCTGATTGATGAGGTCTGCTCCATGAATGAAGG TCCTCACAGTGCCTTGTACACCATGATGAAAGATCAATTTGCCAACTACGTCGTCCAGAAGATGATTGACGTCGCCGAGCCTGCGCAGCGAAAGATCCTCATGCACAAGATACGTCCACACGTCGCCACGTTGAGGAAGTACACGTACGGGAAGCACATCCTGGCCAAGCTGGAGAAGTTCTTCATGAAGAATACGGACCTTGGACCGATCGGGATGCCTCCTAATGGAGCACTGCAGTGA
- the LOC135503173 gene encoding pumilio homolog 2-like isoform X10 → MKRARVSVSVHDIGPTAKKLWDIPDQEEAAHKQNEKGIFSGANPWMPRDDAWSAASESFDDPRAPRPQHWNKHKQHFHEHAISQPISVVQRRPGSFPSSEANNVLSPRSSEAGALGVNMVEYVLGGSPSGKEIDRLRMKQYVNVHGHGDDKNGKMPKDVKSQSPFEGGDQQVKEQEAINGANGMMQNGVDGYGFQTGSRQNSPTEEEKIQHMQMQEAQRYNMSMGQDDRMEQPQLIQPGLHLDAPQFEPVGIDTIPFDYNNQLMPSMDSPNFGGLDYNQQHQLLQRQQQQQQPIAVLTQQQYVAAQQQLGLAQQTNSLPYVMNSNQQEPYSVGIPLAGPTAVMPPYYGVQTPWGIYPANIIQQQGQQMSQQQLMRGQQGRPLTPSQSELGTPGGGVQQLQAQDFIPGATAGYQILAAPAYYDQNGQLVMGNARGIGTPVRLVSPAPLLVSSQGQQGASPNGIGNSLRLLAGHVAPNSPVAFSSNNSAYTPNSNMNYTPVSSSLLTPNNNTGFGQQQTGFGSSLGTLGGSTNTPGTIGSGASLSQRRDSLTDYKLSDYKMGDYKRQVPLTQYYNTLGGSTLGGAAGSPAGPMGLVQPAQSLTPPPSLSGSSSNLSLGGIGGGTRGYSAAPGAEAKYHRSGLANNQLFGTSIFNTRNLARSASLSKEVTVGRSRMLEDFRNNRIPNLQLKDLVNHVVEFSQDQHGSRFIQQKLERATPAEKVMVFNEILTAAYSLMTDVFGNYVIQKFFEFGSPDQKQTLAQRVRGHVLPLALQMYGCRVIQKALESIPADMQVEIVKELDGHVLKCVKDQNGNHVVQKCIECVDPKHLQFIIDAFNGQVRENVFTLSTHPYGCRVIQRILEHCTPDQTIPILDELHENTERLVQDQYGNYVIQHVLEHGRPDDKSRIVAILRGKVLHLSQHKFASNVVEKCVSHSSRAEKAMLIDEVCSMNEGPHSALYTMMKDQFANYVVQKMIDVAEPAQRKILMHKIRPHVATLRKYTYGKHILAKLEKFFMKNTDLGPIGMPPNGALQ, encoded by the exons ATTGGTCCAACTGCAAAGAAATTATGGGATATTCCAGACCAAGAAGAGGCTGCACACAAACAGAACGAGAAGGGGATATTCAGTGGGGCAAATCCATGGATGCCTCGTGATGACGCGTGGAGCGCCGCCAGTG AAAGTTTTGATGACCCTAGGGCCCCACGACCTCAACATTGGAACAAACACAAACAACATTTCCATG AACATGCCATCTCCCAACCGATTAGCGTTGTCCAGCGTCGGCCGGGGAGCTTCCCAAGCAGTGAGGCGAACAACGTGCTTTCTCCACGCTCGTCGGAAGCTGGTGCTTTAGGTGTAAATATGGTAGAATATGTGCTAGGAGGGTCGCCGTCTGGGAAGGAGATAGACAGGTTACGCATGAAGCAGTATGTCAAC GTGCATGGCCATGGGGACGACAAAAATGGCAAGATGCCGAAAGACGTCAAATCGCAGTCGCCGTTTGAAGGTGGCGATCAACAGGTGAAGGAACAGGAGGCCATTAATGGCGCCAACGGAATGATGCAGAATGGAGTTGATGG TTATGGATTCCAAACCGGCAGCCGTCAAAACTCCCCAACGGAGGAAGAGAAGATCCAACACATGCAGATGCAGGAAGCGCAGCGCTATAACATGTCGATGGGCCAAGACGACCGGATGGAGCAGCCTCAATTGATACAGCCTGGTCTCCATCTCGATGCGCCACAATTCGAACCTGTCGGCATCGATACCATCCCGTTTGACTACAACAACCAGTTGATGCCTTCGATGGATTCGCCAAATTTTGGTGGGCTGGATTATAATCAACAGCACCAG CTGCTGCAgcggcaacaacaacaacaacaaccgaTTGCTGTGTTGACTCAACAACAATACGTCGCGGCTCAACAACAACTAG GCTTGGCCCAACAAACCAATTCACTACCTTACGTTATGAACTCGAACCAGCAGGAGCCGTACTCCGTGGGGATACCTTTAGCAG GTCCGACAGCAGTGATGCCTCCTTACTACGGTGTTCAGACCCCCTGGGGCATCTACCCGGCAAACATCATTCAACAGCAGGGCCAGCAGATGTCCCAACAACAGCTGATGAGAGGACAGCAAGGACGACCGCTGACACCATCGCAGTCGGAGCTCGGGACACCTGGTGGTGGTGTGCAGCAACTACAGGCTCAAGATTTCATCCCCGGTGCAACTGCTGGCTACCAGATCCTAGCAGCGCCAGCGTACTATGACCAGAATGGTCAGCTCGTCATGGGCAATGCGCGGGGCATCGGTACCCCTGTGAGACTGGTGTCGCCTGCCCCCCTGTTGGTCAGTAGTCAGGGACAGCAAGGAG CGAGTCCAAATGGCATTGGTAACTCGCTGCGTTTACTGGCTGGTCACGTTGCACCAAACTCACCTGTAGCATTCTCCAGTAATAACTCTG CTTACACTCCCAACAGTAACATGAATTACACGCCCGTATCAAGCAGTCTGCTCACCCCTAACAACAACACGGGCTTCGGCCAGCAGCAGACTGGCTTTGGTAGCAGTCTCGGTACTCTAGGGGGCAGCACCAACACGCCAGGTACCATCGGATCCGGTGCAA GCCTGTCACAGCGGCGTGATTCCCTCACAGATTACAAGTTGTCCGATTACAAAATGGGCGATTACAAACGCCAGGTCCCCCTGACTCAATATTACAACACACTAGGGGGCAGCACGCTCGGTGGTGCGGCGGGATCGCCCGCAGGCCCAATGGGCCTGGTCCAACCTGCTCAGTCACTAACACCACCGCCATCCCTCAGCGGATCAAGTTCTAACCTAAGCCTAGGGG GCATAGGTGGCGGCACGCGTGGTTATTCTGCTGCACCTGGAGCCGAGGCCAAGTATCATCGCTCCGGCCTCGCTAACAACCAGTTGTTCGGAACTTCCATCTTCAATACAAGAAATTTGGCAAGAAG TGCCAGTCTATCAAAGGAAGTGACCGTTGGCCGCAGCCGCATGCTGGAAGATTTCCGAAACAACCGCATCCCGAACCTGCAGCTGAAAGATCTCGTGAATCATGTGGTAGAGTTCTCCCAGGATCAGCATGGCTCACGCTTCATCCAGCAGAAACTGGAGAGAGCTACCCCGGCAGAGAAAGTCATGGTGTTCAATGAGATTCTCACAG CTGCATACAGCTTAATGACAGATGTCTTTGGCAACTACGTCATCCAGAAATTCTTTGAGTTTGGTTCGCCCGACCAGAAGCAGACGCTTGCTCAACGAGTCCGCGGACATGTCCTGCCGTTGGCGTTACAGATGTACGGCTGTCGCGTAATCCAGAAGGCACTGGAGTCGATTCCCGCTGACATGCAGGTCGAGATCGTCAAAGAGTTGGACGGTCACGTCCTCAAGTGCGTCAAGGACCAGAACGGGAATCACGTCGTACAAAAGTGTATTGAATGCGTTGACCCGAAGCATCTTCAGTTTATCATCGACGCATTCAATGGGCAGGTAAGAGAGAAT GTGTTCACTTTGTCGACACATCCGTACGGCTGCCGCGTTATCCAGAGAATCCTCGAGCACTGCACACCAGACCAGACCATACCAATCCTGGATGAACTCCACGAGAATACAGAACGCCTCGTGCAAGACCAGTATGGAAACTACGTGATCCAACATGTATTGGAGCATGGTCGTCCGGATGATAAGAGTCGGATTGTGGCCATTCTGCGCGGGAAGGTACTGCACCTTAGCCAGCACAAGTTTGCCAG TAATGTTGTTGAGAAGTGTGTGTCGCACTCGTCCCGAGCTGAGAAAGCCATGCTGATTGATGAGGTCTGCTCCATGAATGAAGG TCCTCACAGTGCCTTGTACACCATGATGAAAGATCAATTTGCCAACTACGTCGTCCAGAAGATGATTGACGTCGCCGAGCCTGCGCAGCGAAAGATCCTCATGCACAAGATACGTCCACACGTCGCCACGTTGAGGAAGTACACGTACGGGAAGCACATCCTGGCCAAGCTGGAGAAGTTCTTCATGAAGAATACGGACCTTGGACCGATCGGGATGCCTCCTAATGGAGCACTGCAGTGA